In Tessaracoccus sp. MC1865, the DNA window GTCGGGAAGCCTCCGGGGCCATACAGGTAGACGCCGTTGGCGCCGTCGGTGCCATCGGCCAGTGCGGTCAGCGGCGCGCTGGAGATCGCCGTCGTGAACGGCACTCCGGTCGCGTAGTTGCCGTTGGGGGCGTGATACGAGGCGACATAGGTGGTGTTGGCCGTGATCGGGACAGGGTTGTCGAAGTACGCCTGCTGCCAGCCGGTGGCTGTCTCGCCGGCGAAGGTCACGGTGGCGAGCGGTACGCCCGCACTTGTCCACAGCGTGCCGACGTGGGTGCCGGTGTTGCCGGTGGTCTTGTAGAAGCGGAGGCCGGTGATGTACCCGTCGATGTCCGAACGGAACTTCATGCCGAGCTCTGTGGCTGCTGCATCGTTCTCCTGGGTGCCGGTGACGGCGGTCCCGAAGATCGAGCACGGGCTGACCTGGTCGCACACCTGGTCGGCGGTGCCGAAGGTGCGGGACGCGACGACGCCCAGGTTGGCGGAGTCGTCCACGGCGCGTGCCCGGATGGTGATGTTGCCGGCAGTGGGCTTGTTGAAGGAGTACTGCCAGGTGGTGGTGCCGGTGGCGCGGTTCCAGGTGGCGCCGCCGTCGACGGAGATCTCCACGGCCGCGACGACACCGCCGGTGTCGGCAGCGGTGCCGGTGACGTTCACCGTGCCGCCGGGCAGGTCGGCGCCCTCAGCGGGCGTGGTGATGGTGACCGTCGGACCGGTGGCGTCCGTCGAGGCGGTGGGCATGACGAGCCCGCTCTGGAGCGAGGTGGGTAGGGCGCCCATGTCGGCGAGCAGGTTGGCCGTGGCCTGCTGCTGCGTTGCGTTCTCGGTTGCCTGCGGCGTCGACGTGCTGGAGTCGAGACCCCATGGCCACTGGACGGTGCCGGCGCCGAAGACGAGCGCGCCCGAGTCGGCGCGATAGAGGCTCATGTTGTGGAACTCGCCGTTGATCTGGGTCGACGACAGCAGGATCCGGCCGTCGGGGTAGTACTGGTTGAACTCGGCCTGTTCAGGGTCCCACTCGTAACCGACGGTGCCCGGTGCAAGGGTGGCCTCGGCGTTGCCGGTGAGGCTCGCCACAGCGGTGTTGCGCCAGAACCGCAGCGGGGCGAAGCGGGCCGGGACCTTCATGGCCACGGTGTCGTCGCGCCAGCTGATCTGGCCGGTGAGGGAGTTCTCTGGCGTGGAACCGGGCGCCTCGCGCCACAGGCCCGTCCAGACGTCGCTGGGGTCGCACTGGTAGTTGTCGTAGCAGTTGTAATGCTCGTCGGAACCGGCGGCCGCGCCTTCCTTGTAGGTGACCTGCGTGCGGAAGTCGTCCTCCCAGCGGATCTTCCAGTAGACCTCGTTCGCGCTGAAGAACGCCAGGTTGGTGCCGGCGTCGCGGGCTGCCTCGACGGCGTCGCGCTGCTCCTGCGACCAGTACTCGTCGTGTCCGACGGAGAGGAAGGCGTCGTGTTGCTGGATGAGGTTCCCGCGGCGGGCAGTGTCCACGTTCGTGGTGTAGCTGACGTCGTAGCCGTTGCGTTCCAACCACCGGAGCATGGGGTATTCGGAGTTGAAGAGGTAGTTCTCGGGCTCGGTGCCGCGGGTCTGGAACGGCCGGTTGAAGCTCACCTTGTGGGCGTGCTGGGTGCCGCTGTAGCCGTAGAGGTTGTAGCCGCCGTAGGCGTTGTAGGACTGCCACGTGGTGGTGGAGGCCTGGAAGAACACCTCTGAGGTGCTGGCGTCGTCACGCACGATGAAGGGGATGTGGCTGGCGAGATCTCCGCCGACGTCCTCGCGGGTGGGCCGGGCGATGTAGATGCCGGACACTGCGTCGGCCGGCACCGCCCACGACGCCGATGGGCTCCAGTTCCCACAGTCGAGCAGGTTTTCGGGGGCGGGTTCGGCCAGCTGGCATTCGGGCTGGTTGACCAGGGTGGGGTTGTCGATGGTGGCCACCTTCCGGGCACCGTCCCCGTCGTACCAGCCCAGCCGGTAGATGTCGATGCGGTAGTCGGTGGAGGGCGTGTCGATCTTGAAGCCGACGGTGCCGCCCACGTTGACGCTGATGTCGGTGGCGAAGCCCTGGATGGTGTCTGACCCGTACCCGTCGACGTCCCACTCAGTGGCGGGACTGCCGGGGAGTTGGTTCTCCGCGACGATCTGGTCGCCGGGCGCAGCCACCACCGGGCTCGGCGGGGCCGCCCAGAGCTGGGCCATCAGCACGGTGGCGATTCCAATCGCGATCCTGCGGCTGTGCCGTACGGGACGAGGATGTGTGGGCGTCGACATCGGTGTCTCCCTCAGAGGTGCCCGGCGTTCGCGAACCTTTACCGCAGGTCAGCCCGGGAACGCAATCATGACACAGGAAACTCGTGTTTTGGGTTGGAGGGAAAGTATTTTTCTCCCGTGAAATGGCTGTGGCTAGCGATGGAAGTGGAACGTGCCCTGTCAGTGGCGCATTGCAGGGGTTTCAGGAGAAGCAAACTACCGCGTCGTGGTTTCTTGGCTCAGGCCGCGGGAGGGTCAGATGACGGCGACTGCCGGGCCGCGGGATCCCTAGGATGGTCCGGTACCCCTTCGAGAGTGAGGCGCCATCCATGGCCACGACCATCCATCTGCGGGCCGACGGTGTCTCGCTCGTGCTGACCACCGACGGCGGGCTGCCTGAAGTCAGGCACTGGGGGGCCGACATCGGCGAGGTCACGGCAGCGGATATGCAGGCCATGCTCGGCGCCGCCGGCTACACGGCCGAGCACAACGCCATCCTGGCGCCGCTGCGCGTCGGGCTGCTGCCTGAGGCGCGTCATGGCTGGATGGGCACGCCCGGCCTGGTCGGCTCCCACGACGGCCGCGGGTGGACGCCGGCCTGGGAACTCGAGTCGGCCACCGTGGACGGCGCCGACGTGGAAGACGGCTTCACTGCAGCCGGCCCCGGCGCGGTGGTTTTCACCGCCACGGCACCGGACGCGGAGTTGACGCTGACACTGCGCGTCGAGCTGCTGCCTGAGGGGCTCGTCCGGGCACAGGCCACCGTCGGCAACACCGGTGAGGACGCCTTCACCGTCGACCAGCTCAATCTCGCGCTGCCCATCCCCAACCGCGCCGCTGAGGTGCTCGACTTCGGCGGCCGCTGGGCGTCCGAACGCGTGCCCCAGCGCTTCGACCTCACCATCGGCACCCACCGCCGGGAGGGGCGCCGCGGGCGCACCGGGCACGACGCCGCCTACATCCTGCACGTCGGCGAGCGTGGCTTCGGCTACGAGGGCGGCGAGATCTGGGCCGTCCACACCGCCTGGAGCGGCAACCACGTCCACTACGTGGAACGCGTCATGCCGGGGGTCCAAGTAGTGGGGGGCGGCGAACTGCTGCTGCCCGGCGAGGGTCGCCTCACGGCGGGGGAGAGCTACACGTCTCCCTGGGTCTACTTCAACCACGCGGCCGGCCTCGACGCGCAGGCCTGGCGCTTCCACCAGTACCTCCGCTCGCTCCCGGTCCACCCGGACAGCCCACGCCCGGTCACCCTCAACTCGTGGGAGGCCGTCTACTTCAACCACGACGCCGGGCACCTGAGCAAGCTCGTCGACCGGGCCGCCGACGTCGGCGTGGAGCGCTTCGTCCTCGACGACGGCTGGTTCGGCGCCAGGCGCGACGACACCGCCGGCCTCGGCGACTGGGTGGTGAGCGCCGACGTCTACCCCGAGGGACTCCATCCCCTCGTGGACCACGTACGGGAACGGGGCATGCAGTTCGGCCTCTGGTTCGAGCCGGAGATGGTCAACCCGGATTCCGACGTGGCGCGTGCCCATCCCGAGTGGATCCTCCAGCCCGCGGGTCGCCTCCCCGGTCAGTGGCGCAACCAGCAGGTGCTGAACCTCGCCGTCGACGACGCCTACCGCCACGTCCGTGACCAGGTCTCGGCCGTCCTCGCCGAGTACGCGGTCGACTACGTGAAGTGGGACCACAACCGCGATCTCGTCGACGCAGGCTCGGCCGTGGACGCCGGGCGGCCGGGCGTCTCCGCGCAGACCCGCGCGTTCTACCGACTGCTCGACGAACTGCGGGAACTGCATCCGGACACGGAGTTCGAGTCGTGCAGCTCCGGCGGCGCCCGCATCGACCTCGAGGTGCTGCAGCGCGTCGAGCGGGTCTGGGTCTCCGACAACATCGATCCCCACTCGCGCCAGCGCATGCTCTGGTGGACCGGCCAACTCCTGCCGCTCGAACTGATGGGCAGCCACATCGCGTCCGGCCAGTCACACACCACGGGCCGCAGCCACAGCATCGAGTTCCGCGCCGCTACCGCGCTCTTCGGCCACCTGGGTATCGAATGGGACCTCACGCAGGCCACCGAGGAGGAGCTCGGGGCGCTGCAGCTCATCATCGGCTTCTACAAGCAGGTACGTGAACTGCTCCACACCGGCCGCCTGGTCCGCGTCGACATGGGCAGCCCCCACCTCTTCCTGAAGGGTGTGGTCACCCCGGCGCGGGCGCTGTTCTCCCTCGCCGTGATCGACGAGCCGATGATGCCGGAGCTCGGCGAGATCCGGCTCCCAGGGCTGGAGCCGGACTCCCGGTACACGGTGTCCCTGGCCGGGCTGGGCCACGAGCTGGGCGTCATGACGGGCCGCCAGTTGGCGAGCGTCGGCATCCGGCTGGCCGGCCGCTTCCCCGAGGTGGCACTGCTGATCGACGTCGAGCGGGTGTGAGGGAGCCCACCGCACTGTGGGGGGACAGGGCGATGGGCTCGTTCGGGGGGAGGCGCCCTCAGGCACCCACGACGCGGGTCGCGCCCGCGAACGGCATGGAGTGGAGGGAGGCCACCCGAACGCCGGTGCTCGGGTTGGCCGCGTCGACGATCTGTCCGTTGCCGATGTAGATGCCCACGTGGCTGATCGGACTGTAGTAGAACACCAGGTCGCCCGGCTGGAGTTCACTCTTGGCCACCCGCTTCCCCACGGAGATCTGCGCACTTGAGGTGCGCGGAAGCGTCACGCCCACCTGCTTGTAGGCCCAGGAGGTCAGGCCGGAGCAGTCGAACGTCGACGGGCCAGCGTTCGCGTACCGGTAGGCGGACCCCACCTTGGTCAGTGCGGCCTTCGCCACCTGCTGGCCGACGGTGACGTCGGGGATGGACTTCTCCACCGGCACCCAGCTGAGCGCCGGGGCGGCAGCGGGGATCTTCGTCACGGCCGGCACGCTCGCCGTGGAGAACTGCACGATGTTGTTGATGACCCACGCCTTGGCCGAGGTGTAGGTGCCGGTGGCGGTCTCGATGGTGGTGGTCACCGCGTAGGAGCGGCAGGCGCCGCGGCCGGTGGCGGCGGTGTCGCACTCGGTCTTCCAGCGACGGCCGTCGGTGCCCGTCCAGCTGCCCGCCTGGGCGAGGGGATTGCTGCCCCAGGAGGCGCGGTCAGACGGGAGGTAGGTGAGCGTGTTGAAGACCCAGCCGTCGTGCGTGACGAACCGGCCCTGGTGGTTCACGACGCTCGTGGCCCAGATGTCGGTGCTGCATCGCACGACCTCCGGGGAATACATTTCACAGTTGGTGCGCCAGTAGCGGCCGTTGACCAGGTGGTGACCGGGCTGCGTGTAGACGCTGCCGCCGGCCGCCTGTGCGTCGCCTCCGTAGGCCACGCTCAGCGTCACGGCCATGACGGCCGCGACCAGGAGGTGGATCGCTCGCTTCAACATATGGGGGGTGCCTTCCGAATGAGTGACCCGGAGATAGTAGGCACCCGAACCTGAGAAATCCAAATCTGGTTCTCAGGAACATCTGTTTCATCGAAGAAGTAGCTGCTCGTCAGAGCCTGTTCAACTGGCTTTCACTGAAGAACTCTCAGGACTGCGTTCAGCACGAGGGGTTTCGCGCATCACTGCTGAATGGCCCCGTCCCCGGCGTACGATGTCACATGGAGTCCTACTGGTTTGCAACTCACCCTCCGAAGACTGATTTCACCGCTGCGTTCAGCGCCGGCGCCCACTACGACGTCGTCGTCGCCGGGGCCGGTCTCACCGGCCTCACCACCGCACTCCTCCTCGCACGCACCGGGCTGACGGTCGCCGTCGTGGAAGCACGCAGCGTCGGGGCCGTCACCACCGGAAACACCACGGCGAAACTGTCCCTGCTGCAGGGCTTGTCCCTCAGCGGCATCCGTTCACATCAGAGTGAGAAGGTGCTACGCGCCTACGTCGAGGGTCAGCGCGAAGGCCAGGCGTGGCTGGTGCGCTTCCTGGAGACCGAGGGCGTCGAGTTCCAACGCCGCACGGCCTACACCTACGCCACCACCTCCGACGGCGCGGGCAAACTGCGCAAGGAACTGGAGGCCTGTCAGGCCGCCGGCCTGGAGGAGGTCGTCTGGACGGACCAGACCGAGCTCCCGTTCGCCACCACCGGAGCCCTCACGATGCTGGACCAGGCGCAGATCCACCCCCTCACCGTCCTCGACGCACTCGCGGGTCAACTGCTCGCCCACAACGGCGTCGTGTTCGAGAACACGCGGTTGCTGAACGCTGAGGGCGATTCACCAGTGAGGGTCACCACCAACCGCGGTGAACTGACGGCCGGCCGGGTGGTGCTGGCCACCGGCACCCCGCAGCTCGACAGGGGCGGCTACTTCGCCAAGCTGGTGCCCTCGCGCTCCTACGCCACCGCGCACCGCGTCTCGAGCGGGCAGATCCCGCAGGGCATGTACCTCAGCGCCGACAGCCCCACCCACTCGCTGCGCACCCTCGACGACGGCCCGGAGCAGCTTCTGATGGTGGGCGGCCATGGCCACACCGTCGGCCGAGCAGATTCGGAGGCGGCCGCGCTGCAGAGCCTCGTCGCTTGGGCCGACTCGGTCTTCCCCGGCTTGGAGATGACCCACTCCTGGTCAGCACAGGATTACACCACCGTGGACCGCGTGCCGTATGTGGGGAAGCTGCCCGGCGGGCACGGCGACATCTTCGTGGCCACCGGCTACAACAAGTGGGGCATGACCAACGCTGTGGCGGCCGCGCTGAACCTCAGCGCCCAACTGCTGGGCGGTTCCATGCCCTGGGCAGAGACGCTCACGGACCGCGGCACCTCCGCCAGCGCCGTCGGCGAGGCGCTGAGCGCCAACGTGAAGGTGGCCGGGCACCTCGCCAAGGACTGGCTCCGCGGCGAACTCAGCTCGCTGCCCGACGACCCGCCCGCCGAGGGCAAGGGCGTCGTGGGCCGGCTGGACGGGAAGCCGGTGGCGGCCAGCACCGTCGGTGGTGTCACCTGCCGGGTCTCCGGGGTGTGCACGCACCTGGGGGGCGTCGTGCGTTGGAACGACGCGGAGAAGTCCTGGGACTGCCCCCTGCACGGGTCGAGGTTCGCGGCAGACGGCACCGTGCTCGAGGGCCCCGCGCTGAAGGACCTGGGGAAGGCCTAGGCTTCGCCCGGCTCCGCGCGGGGCGCTGCGCGCATCTTTTCGGCGGACGGCACGACGGGCACCTCGACAGCTTCGGGGTGTCCGTTCTCGTCGTGGCCCTTCCCGAACGGGAGGAGGTGCATGATCGCCACGAGGATGGCGCCAGCGATGATGCCGATGACTGCAGAGAAGAACGTGTTGATCAGCCAGCCGAGGAGGCCCCCGCCGACGGCCGCCTCAAGGTCGTGCACGAAGTTGTAGATGGGGTGGAACCCGAGGTCGTGCATGCCGACGAGCAGGATGTGGCCGCCCACCCACAGCATCGCGGCGATCCCGACGGTGGACAGCACGCTGAGCACCACCGGCATGGCCTTGACCAGGCCCTCTCCGAGGCGCTTCGAGTTGGGCTTCGCGGCGAGGTGGAGGCCCAGGTCGTCCATCTTGACGATGATGGCCACCACGCCGTACACCAGCACGGTGATGGCCAGCGCCACCGCCACCATGGAGGCGGCGCGCATCCAGAAGCCGAGATCCGTCACCTCGTTGAGTGAGATCACCATGATCTCCGCCGACAGGATGAAGTCGGTGCGGATGGCCCCGCTCACCATGGTCTTCTCGTGGTCGGCGCCCTTGACCAACGCCGGGGCCTTCTTCGCCTTGGAGTGGCCGGTCACCGATTCCCAGATCTTCTCCACGCCCTCGTAGGAGAGGTAGAGGCCGCCCAGCATCAGCAGCGGTGTCAGGGCCCAGTTCGCGAACTGGCTGAGCAACAGGATGGCGGGGAGGATGAAGACCAGCTTGTTGACGATGGAGCCCTTGGCGATCCGCCAGATCACCGGCAGTTCCCGATCAGGGGAGAAGCCCTGGACGTAGCGGGGGGTGACCGCCGTGTCGTCGACGACGACGCCCACCGCTTTGCTCGACGCCTTGGCGGCGGCCGCGGCCACGTCGTCGACGGAGGCGGCCGCAGCGCGCGCGATCGCGGCGATGTCGTCCAGGAGGGCTGCGAGTCCGCCGGCCATGGGTGCTCCTACTTTCGGGGTCAGTGACACCGCATTCTAGGCGGGTCAGTGTGTCAGCAGCGAGATCCAGCGCTGCAGGGTGGGCTCGAGGCGGCCGTGGATGCGTAAGGTGGCGACGTCGTCGCCGCGGGTGCTGCCGTCGTTGGCGATGATGACCTCCTTGCCCTCGCGGGCGGCCCGGCGGGCGAACCGAAGGCCGCTCATCACGGTGAGGCTGGAGCCCAGCACGAGCAGCACGTCGGA includes these proteins:
- a CDS encoding DUF808 domain-containing protein, with amino-acid sequence MAGGLAALLDDIAAIARAAAASVDDVAAAAAKASSKAVGVVVDDTAVTPRYVQGFSPDRELPVIWRIAKGSIVNKLVFILPAILLLSQFANWALTPLLMLGGLYLSYEGVEKIWESVTGHSKAKKAPALVKGADHEKTMVSGAIRTDFILSAEIMVISLNEVTDLGFWMRAASMVAVALAITVLVYGVVAIIVKMDDLGLHLAAKPNSKRLGEGLVKAMPVVLSVLSTVGIAAMLWVGGHILLVGMHDLGFHPIYNFVHDLEAAVGGGLLGWLINTFFSAVIGIIAGAILVAIMHLLPFGKGHDENGHPEAVEVPVVPSAEKMRAAPRAEPGEA
- a CDS encoding alpha-galactosidase, translating into MATTIHLRADGVSLVLTTDGGLPEVRHWGADIGEVTAADMQAMLGAAGYTAEHNAILAPLRVGLLPEARHGWMGTPGLVGSHDGRGWTPAWELESATVDGADVEDGFTAAGPGAVVFTATAPDAELTLTLRVELLPEGLVRAQATVGNTGEDAFTVDQLNLALPIPNRAAEVLDFGGRWASERVPQRFDLTIGTHRREGRRGRTGHDAAYILHVGERGFGYEGGEIWAVHTAWSGNHVHYVERVMPGVQVVGGGELLLPGEGRLTAGESYTSPWVYFNHAAGLDAQAWRFHQYLRSLPVHPDSPRPVTLNSWEAVYFNHDAGHLSKLVDRAADVGVERFVLDDGWFGARRDDTAGLGDWVVSADVYPEGLHPLVDHVRERGMQFGLWFEPEMVNPDSDVARAHPEWILQPAGRLPGQWRNQQVLNLAVDDAYRHVRDQVSAVLAEYAVDYVKWDHNRDLVDAGSAVDAGRPGVSAQTRAFYRLLDELRELHPDTEFESCSSGGARIDLEVLQRVERVWVSDNIDPHSRQRMLWWTGQLLPLELMGSHIASGQSHTTGRSHSIEFRAATALFGHLGIEWDLTQATEEELGALQLIIGFYKQVRELLHTGRLVRVDMGSPHLFLKGVVTPARALFSLAVIDEPMMPELGEIRLPGLEPDSRYTVSLAGLGHELGVMTGRQLASVGIRLAGRFPEVALLIDVERV
- a CDS encoding FAD-dependent oxidoreductase, whose amino-acid sequence is MESYWFATHPPKTDFTAAFSAGAHYDVVVAGAGLTGLTTALLLARTGLTVAVVEARSVGAVTTGNTTAKLSLLQGLSLSGIRSHQSEKVLRAYVEGQREGQAWLVRFLETEGVEFQRRTAYTYATTSDGAGKLRKELEACQAAGLEEVVWTDQTELPFATTGALTMLDQAQIHPLTVLDALAGQLLAHNGVVFENTRLLNAEGDSPVRVTTNRGELTAGRVVLATGTPQLDRGGYFAKLVPSRSYATAHRVSSGQIPQGMYLSADSPTHSLRTLDDGPEQLLMVGGHGHTVGRADSEAAALQSLVAWADSVFPGLEMTHSWSAQDYTTVDRVPYVGKLPGGHGDIFVATGYNKWGMTNAVAAALNLSAQLLGGSMPWAETLTDRGTSASAVGEALSANVKVAGHLAKDWLRGELSSLPDDPPAEGKGVVGRLDGKPVAASTVGGVTCRVSGVCTHLGGVVRWNDAEKSWDCPLHGSRFAADGTVLEGPALKDLGKA
- a CDS encoding C40 family peptidase, whose amino-acid sequence is MLKRAIHLLVAAVMAVTLSVAYGGDAQAAGGSVYTQPGHHLVNGRYWRTNCEMYSPEVVRCSTDIWATSVVNHQGRFVTHDGWVFNTLTYLPSDRASWGSNPLAQAGSWTGTDGRRWKTECDTAATGRGACRSYAVTTTIETATGTYTSAKAWVINNIVQFSTASVPAVTKIPAAAPALSWVPVEKSIPDVTVGQQVAKAALTKVGSAYRYANAGPSTFDCSGLTSWAYKQVGVTLPRTSSAQISVGKRVAKSELQPGDLVFYYSPISHVGIYIGNGQIVDAANPSTGVRVASLHSMPFAGATRVVGA